The Zingiber officinale cultivar Zhangliang chromosome 9A, Zo_v1.1, whole genome shotgun sequence genome window below encodes:
- the LOC122019381 gene encoding ethylene-responsive transcription factor ERF017-like codes for MNREGETSEERSGQAPAPAPGQTSPRKYKGVRLRKWGKWVAEVRYPNSRKRLWLGSFPSPEMAARAYDAATLCLRGPVEQHYFNFPDQLPDIAAPEGLSRPEIKYRAVRYAREGTRGSQAPPATERGDSGSGGGGQVEAAEKDGGGEGGLGIDEVLLPEFIYGDPLALDDAQWSVADQDYWNDGGDDDGGDMFGSIQLWNLD; via the coding sequence ATGAACAGGGAAGGGGAGACTTCCGAGGAGAGGTCTGGCCAGGCGCCGGCGCCGGCGCCTGGCCAGACCTCTCCTCGGAAGTATAAGGGGGTGCGGCTGCGGAAGTGGGGCAAGTGGGTGGCGGAGGTGCGGTACCCCAACAGCCGGAAGCGCCTGTGGCTGGGGTCGTTCCCATCGCCGGAGATGGCCGCCAGGGCTTACGACGCCGCCACGCTCTGCCTCCGCGGCCCCGTCGAGCAGCACTACTTCAACTTCCCGGATCAGCTGCCGGACATAGCGGCGCCCGAGGGGCTGAGCCGGCCCGAGATAAAGTACAGGGCGGTGAGGTACGCGCGAGAAGGCACGAGGGGATCGCAGGCTCCGCCGGCGACGGAGAGGGGCGACAGTGGCAGCGGCGGTGGCGGCCAGGTCGAGGCTGCGGAGAAGGACGGAGGCGGAGAAGGTGGTTTGGGTATTGATGAGGTGTTGCTGCCGGAGTTTATCTACGGCGATCCTTTGGCATTGGACGACGCCCAGTGGAGTGTAGCCGATCAGGATTACTGGAACGACGGCGGCGATGATGACGGCGGAGATATGTTCGGTTCGATTCAACTGTGGAACCTTGACTGA